One Chanodichthys erythropterus isolate Z2021 chromosome 10, ASM2448905v1, whole genome shotgun sequence DNA segment encodes these proteins:
- the scaf4a gene encoding SR-related and CTD-associated factor 4: protein MDAVNAFNHELFSLMDTKPPISRAKMISITKSAIKAIKLYKHVVQIVEKFIKKCKPEYKVPGLYVVDSIVRQSRHQFGAEKDVFGPRFTKNIAGTFENLCLCPTEDRSKIVRVLNLWQKNGVFKIEVIQPLLDMAAGSSSSMGLDNGPDAASPQSPVREQEAHPVSTANSAAAAVPQLQTSDAFAAVAQLIQSSQGQQLQQILQNFQPPGKPQSPAVDNNRSHLHLQAQAATATSSTITHQHIHPTQQPVEKKATFDKTLLDRFDYDDEPEAGDEAKKDETPSVQPTMGFPEQTVPGFPPTSQMQQFQQHMMTVSQRQQVGLPSNGQVQGFGLMTSQPYPGMMPSMGQPHAAFPPQNDTFNQIMAGHQHQEMMNSDASARPFPDGKRSRSRSGSRSPKRRRSRSNSRTRRMRHRRSRSRSRERRRQSPRSRSQERRDREKERERRQKGLPPIKNNTLSVCSTTLWVGQLDKRTQQQDVACLLEEFGQIDSINMIPPRGCAYIVMIHRQDAYRALQKLSRGPYKVNQKAIKIAWALNKGIKAEFKQYWDVELGVTYVPWSKVKMEDLDVFREGGMLDPDTLAPEWRSSQIELEKAEESQNGRPEVGKVEETPAVVPMQVPPVQPMGAVGVPPPGFSGPMNIPPPSFPPGVPPPPGPFIRPGFNPMQMPPGFLPPGAMPPLGATGPPPPTAGIGMPPVGSSVEDLPNDPAGMGPRINNDGTDGFNSGNQVPPGGPPGMGMQSPPGLLGSRPGMMPLQRPPGMPPPHMQRFPIPPPRPGMPPIPPQMMPPRGPPQMMHREPPPGTFGMPPPPHGMRGPFPPPGPPFMRPSGPGPRPDGPNDHETRPFRGERPGLGRGRDRDQDWYGGRRSFGEGRGGERPDSRERFGGWHEEPEKQGGWDRERERRDWRRSPDGERDRDRGRDGEERTRRSAGSRERSTRWDRDDRLDRLGLTSEEPNERLAASTNEPSANSTKELPEAKPDVPAPSTAATADTKASEPIAENKSAEQTHKEES, encoded by the exons ATGGATGCCGTCAACGCTTTTAACCAtgag TTGTTCTCCTTGATGGACACAAAGCCTCCCATTTCAAGGGCCAAGATGATCTCTATCACCAAATCTGCCATAAAAGCAATTAAA TTATACAAGCATGTTGTCCAAATTGTTGAAAAATTCATAAAGAAG TGCAAACCTGAGTACAAAGTTCCAGGGCTCTACGTGGTGGATTCCATCGTGAGACAGTCACGGCATCAGTTTGGTGCTGAAAAAGATGTGTTTGGACCCAGGTTCACCAAAAACATTGCTGGGACATTTGAGAATCTATGCTTGTGTCCCACAGAAGATCGG AGTAAGATAGTGAGAGTGCTGAACCTGTGGCAGAAAAATGGAGTGTTTAAGATCGAAGTAATCCAGCCTCTCTTGGACATGGCTGCTGGATCCAGCAGCTCAATGGGCTTGGACAACGGCCCTGATGCGG CATCCCCACAGTCTCCCGTGAGGGAACAGGAGGCTCATCCTGTGTCGACGGCAAACTCGGCCGCAGCAGCTGTGCCTCAGCTTCAGACCTCAGATGCCTTTGCAGCTGTTGCGCAACTAATTCAGTCTTCTCAAGGACAGCAG CTTCAGCAGATTCTGCAGAACTTTCAGCCGCCAGGGAAACCTCAGTCTCCAGCTGTGGACAATAACAGGAGTCACCTCCACCTACAGGCCCAGGCTGCAACTGCCACCTCCTCCACCATCACACATCAGCACATCCATCCCACACAACAGCCTGTGGAAAAGAAAGCCACATTTGACAAG ACACTTCTGGACCGCTTTGACTATGATGATGAGCCAGAAGCCGGGGATGAAGCCAAGAAGGATGAAACGCCGTCTGTTCAACCTACTAT GGGATTTCCTGAGCAGACCGTCCCAGGATTTCCTCCAACCAGTCAGATGCAGCAATTTCAACAACATATGATGACTGTATCACAGCGCCAACAG GTTGGTCTACCTTCAAATGGACAAGTCCAAGGCTTTGGTCTTATGACCTCTCAGCCCTACCCAGGCATGATGCCTTCGATGGGGCAGCCACACGCTGCTTTCCCTCCTCAGAATGACACCTTCAATCAGATCATGGCTGGACATCAGCATCAg GAAATGATGAATTCAGATGCGTCTGCCAGGCCTTTCCCTGATGGCAAAAGATCAAGGTCACGTTCGGGGTCAAG GTCTCCTAAAAGAAGAAGGTCTCGGTCCAATTCCCGCACCAGACGAATGCGGCATCGGCGATCTCGCTCCCGTTCTCGAGAACGGCGGCGTCAGTCACCTCGCTCACGGTCTCAGGAAAGGAGAGACAGAGAAAAGGAACGAGAACGAAGACAGAAAGGCCTTCCTCCTATAAAGAATAACACTCTCAGTG TGTGCAGTACAACTCTATGGGTGGGTCAGCTGGATAAGAGGACGCAGCAGCAGGACGTGGCCTGTTTACTAGAGGAGTTTGGGCAGATAGATTCAATTAAT ATGATTCCCCCTCGTGGTTGTGCCTACATTGTCATGATCCATCGTCAGGATGCCTATCGAGCCCTGCAGAAACTAAGCAGAGGTCCATACAAAGTCAACCAGAAAGCCATTAAG ATTGCCTGGGCTTTGAATAAGGGCATTAAGGCTGAGTTCAAGCAGTATTGGGATGTGGAATTGGGTGTAACCTACGTACCATGGTCCAAGGTAAAGATGGAGGACCTGGATGTGTTCAGAGAAGGAGGGATGCTAGACCCTGATACTCTTGCACCAG AGTGGCGAAGCTCTCAGATTGAGCTAGAGAAAGCTGAAGAGTCTCAGAATGGCAGACCTGAGGTGGGAAAAGTGGAGGAGACCCCAGCTGTAGTACCTATGCAG GTTCCTCCTGTCCAGCCAATGGGAGCAGTCGGTGTCCCACCACCAGGATTCTCAGGACCCATGAACATCCCACCCCCCTCATTCCCACCTGGGGTTCCTCCACCCCCAGGTCCCTTCATACGGCCAGGCTTTAACCCCATGCAGATGCCACCAG GATTTCTTCCTCCGGGTGCCATGCCTCCTCTGGGTGCCACCGGGCCTCCTCCACCTACAGCAGGGATCGGCATGCCTCCAG TTGGCAGCTCAGTTGAAGACCTTCCGAACGATCCAGCAGGTATGGGCCCAAGAATCAACAATGATGGAACAGATGGGTTCAACTCAG GAAACCAAGTGCCTCCTGGAGGTCCACCAGGGATGGGCATGCAGTCTCCACCAGGTCTTCTAGGTTCAAGGCCGGGTATGATGCCTCTCCAGAGGCCCCCAGGGATGCCGCCCCCACACATGCAGCGCTTTCCCATTCCGCCTCCTCGGCCTGGTATGCCACCCATCCCCCCACAGATGATGCCACCCAGGGGTCCACCTCAGATGATGCACCGCGAGCCACCACCTGGGACCTTTGGCATGCCACCCCCTCCTCATGGCATGAGGGGCCCCTTTCCCCCTCCCGGACCTCCCTTCATGAGACCGAGCGGACCCGGACCCAGACCAGACGGGCCGAATGATCACGAGACGAGGCCGTTCAGAGGCGAGCGCCCCGGGTTAGGGAGGGGCAGAGATCGAGATCAGGACTGGTATGGAGGACGACGGTCTTTTGGCGAGGGTCGTGGCGGGGAGAGGCCAGACAGCCGTGAAAGATTTGGAGGCTGGCACGAGGAGCCGGAAAAACAAGGCGGgtgggacagagagagagaacgcAGGGACTGGAGGAGAAGTCCGGACGGAGAGAGGGATCGAGATCGAGGACGAGACGGTGAAGAACGAACCAGGCGGTCCGCAGGGAGCAGAGAGAGAAGCACACGCTGGGACCGAGACGATAGACTCGATCGACTGGGTCTCACCAGCGAGGAACCCAACGAGAGACTCGCAGCGAGTACCAACGAGCCTAGTGCAAACTCTACTAAAGAACTTCCTGAAGCCAAGCCAGATGTTCCAGCACCTTCCACTGCAGCCACAGCAGACACAAAAGCCTCAGAACCTATAGCAGAAAACAAATCTGCAGAGCAAACACATAAAGAAGAGTCATAG